One stretch of Zhihengliuella flava DNA includes these proteins:
- a CDS encoding FdhF/YdeP family oxidoreductase, with amino-acid sequence MFRPAPSEDIDESRLEVSEPKTSAAGVKAVQVALERGLAQAGVTRTVRSMLRVNQRHGVDCPGCAWPEPIDGRRRPAEFCENGAKALAEENTRRTADPAWWAAHPISVLREKTEYWLGNQGRITEPMMIEEGQAAYRPISWADAFERIGQHIRATTPEKCVFYTSGRTANETAFMYQLFARSLGTNNLPDCSNMCHESSGAALTPTIGIGKGTVSLADFDDAELIFTVGQNPGTNHPRMLSALADARRRGATVVAVNPLPEAGLLNFKDPQTVRGALGDGERISDEFLQIRVGGDLALFQALGHLLLDAEEQAPGTVLDHEFLASVTEGLAEYRAARASLDWDVIEEATGLSQEEITRVAQLLIKSKATIVCWALGLTQQPHSVDTIREIVNVLLLQGNFGKPGAGACPVRGHSNVQGDRTMGIWEKPRDGWLDRLDAEFGIESPREHGYDSVQAQQAFEHGDVDVFVAMGGNFALACSDTEAIEEGMQRAGLTVHISTKPNRSHVVHGKTSIIMPTLGRTDRDDKHPGGPQFLSVEDSMSVIKSTQGRLEPVSDHLLAEPVIVARMAAATLGEDHAVDWRAMAEDYDVIRDHISRVIPGFEDFNARVRQRNGFVLPNPPRDTRSFATAQGKAQFTVSELEYLPARPGHLILQTLRSHDQYNTTFYGQDDRYRGIKNGRRVILVHPEDLAELGLADRQVVDVVSTFAGSERRAEAFRLVSYPTARGCAAAYFPEANALVHRELVARESNTPGFKAMTVRFEPRQG; translated from the coding sequence ATGTTTCGACCGGCGCCGAGTGAGGACATCGACGAGTCCCGGCTAGAAGTCAGCGAACCGAAGACGAGCGCGGCTGGCGTCAAGGCCGTCCAAGTGGCTTTGGAGCGCGGCCTCGCCCAAGCGGGGGTGACACGCACGGTCCGCTCCATGCTTCGGGTCAACCAACGTCACGGCGTCGATTGCCCCGGGTGTGCTTGGCCTGAACCGATCGACGGGCGACGCCGACCGGCAGAGTTTTGTGAAAACGGGGCCAAAGCCCTCGCTGAGGAGAACACGCGGCGCACGGCGGACCCCGCGTGGTGGGCGGCTCACCCCATCAGCGTGCTGCGCGAAAAGACCGAGTATTGGCTCGGGAATCAGGGGCGCATCACCGAGCCGATGATGATTGAGGAGGGGCAGGCGGCATACCGTCCTATCTCGTGGGCCGATGCCTTCGAGCGGATCGGGCAGCACATCCGCGCCACGACGCCGGAGAAGTGCGTGTTCTATACGTCGGGGCGTACCGCCAACGAGACGGCGTTTATGTACCAGCTCTTTGCGCGTAGCTTGGGCACCAACAACCTGCCGGACTGCTCCAACATGTGCCACGAGTCCTCCGGCGCCGCGCTGACCCCGACCATCGGTATCGGCAAGGGCACCGTCTCCCTCGCCGATTTCGACGACGCGGAGCTGATTTTCACCGTCGGTCAGAACCCCGGCACCAACCATCCGCGCATGCTCTCGGCGCTCGCCGACGCGCGTCGGCGCGGCGCCACCGTCGTCGCGGTGAATCCCCTGCCGGAAGCGGGCCTCCTGAACTTTAAGGACCCGCAGACCGTGCGCGGGGCGCTCGGCGACGGGGAGCGCATCTCCGACGAGTTCCTCCAGATCCGTGTCGGCGGTGACCTGGCCCTCTTCCAAGCCTTGGGGCACCTGCTCCTCGACGCCGAGGAACAAGCCCCCGGCACCGTCCTCGATCACGAATTCCTCGCGAGCGTCACGGAGGGTCTGGCGGAATACCGCGCGGCGCGGGCCAGCCTGGACTGGGACGTGATCGAGGAAGCCACGGGGCTGAGCCAGGAGGAGATCACCCGGGTCGCGCAACTGCTGATCAAGTCCAAGGCGACCATCGTGTGCTGGGCGCTCGGCCTCACCCAGCAGCCGCACTCCGTGGACACCATCCGCGAGATCGTCAATGTGCTGCTGCTGCAGGGGAACTTCGGCAAGCCCGGCGCTGGCGCTTGCCCCGTGCGCGGCCATTCCAATGTTCAGGGTGACCGGACGATGGGCATCTGGGAAAAGCCGCGCGACGGGTGGCTGGACCGGCTTGATGCGGAGTTTGGCATCGAGAGCCCACGCGAGCACGGGTATGACTCGGTTCAGGCCCAGCAGGCCTTCGAGCACGGGGACGTGGACGTCTTTGTGGCGATGGGTGGGAACTTCGCGCTCGCCTGTTCCGACACGGAAGCGATCGAGGAGGGGATGCAGCGCGCCGGCCTGACGGTGCATATCTCCACCAAACCGAATCGGTCCCACGTGGTGCACGGCAAGACGTCCATCATCATGCCCACGCTGGGCCGAACGGACCGGGACGACAAGCACCCGGGCGGCCCGCAGTTCCTCTCCGTGGAGGATTCGATGTCCGTCATCAAATCCACCCAGGGACGGCTCGAACCCGTGTCAGATCACCTACTCGCCGAGCCCGTCATCGTGGCGCGGATGGCTGCTGCGACGCTCGGGGAGGACCACGCCGTTGACTGGCGGGCCATGGCCGAGGATTACGACGTCATTCGCGACCATATTTCGCGCGTCATCCCCGGGTTCGAGGATTTCAACGCTCGGGTGCGGCAACGCAACGGGTTCGTGCTACCCAACCCTCCGCGAGATACGCGCAGCTTCGCGACCGCTCAGGGTAAGGCCCAGTTCACCGTGAGCGAGCTCGAATACTTGCCGGCGAGGCCCGGGCACCTGATTCTGCAAACGCTGCGCAGCCATGATCAGTACAACACCACGTTCTACGGTCAGGATGACCGCTATCGGGGAATCAAAAACGGGCGCAGGGTGATCTTGGTGCACCCGGAGGACCTGGCGGAATTGGGGCTGGCTGACCGGCAAGTGGTCGACGTCGTCTCCACCTTTGCCGGGAGCGAGCGCCGGGCCGAGGCCTTCCGGCTCGTCTCCTACCCGACCGCGCGTGGCTGCGCGGCCGCCTACTTCCCCGAGGCCAACGCCTTGGTGCACCGCGAACTCGTGGCCCGTGAGTCGAATACTCCCGGGTTCAAGGCGATGACGGTGAGGTTTGAGCCGCGTCAGGGGTAG
- a CDS encoding NTP transferase domain-containing protein: MERVPEASGRLAGVIILAGGRGQRLGGVDKAGLDVGGTTLLERAIGSLAVAHACAPGAHVVVVGPDRSDVMERLRQRYSRVPFTVDTAREEPTFAGPAAAVAAGSTALRAIEGSVLVLAVDYLHPRRILQHLASAAPSSSAVLIPRDATGREQPLASLWPAPVLRRAVELLDAGHGVVNASMRQLLETVERLAADQLQPPQPDLFADADTWEDVERARADARARTEEETMPEDASPSHPGPDATAGALEAWVQELLEAFELQEAPVDIEAILSLAGVAAHTVIRPAAPVTTYIAGYAAGLAAARDGAGDAAKAADGLARHVLAQRAATDAALHTDPES; this comes from the coding sequence ATGGAACGAGTTCCTGAGGCCTCAGGCCGCCTAGCGGGGGTCATCATTCTGGCGGGAGGCCGAGGTCAGCGGCTCGGCGGGGTCGACAAGGCCGGACTTGACGTGGGCGGCACCACGCTCTTGGAACGCGCGATCGGTTCGTTGGCCGTAGCCCACGCCTGCGCGCCGGGGGCCCACGTGGTGGTGGTGGGCCCGGACCGCTCCGACGTCATGGAGCGGCTCCGGCAGCGGTACTCCCGCGTACCTTTCACCGTGGACACCGCCCGAGAAGAACCCACGTTCGCTGGGCCCGCTGCCGCCGTCGCCGCCGGCAGCACTGCGCTCCGTGCCATCGAAGGGTCCGTGTTGGTTCTCGCCGTCGATTACCTCCACCCGCGCCGCATTCTGCAGCACCTCGCGAGCGCCGCGCCGTCGTCGTCCGCCGTGCTGATCCCGCGTGACGCGACCGGGCGTGAACAGCCCCTCGCCTCCCTCTGGCCGGCACCCGTGCTGCGGCGCGCGGTCGAGTTACTGGACGCCGGGCACGGCGTCGTCAACGCCTCGATGCGCCAGCTCCTCGAGACGGTCGAGCGGCTCGCGGCGGATCAACTGCAACCACCGCAACCGGATCTCTTCGCCGACGCCGATACATGGGAAGATGTGGAACGCGCCCGCGCCGATGCGCGGGCGCGTACTGAGGAGGAAACCATGCCGGAGGACGCATCACCGAGCCATCCCGGGCCGGACGCCACTGCGGGTGCGCTGGAAGCGTGGGTGCAGGAGCTGCTCGAAGCTTTCGAGCTGCAGGAGGCACCCGTGGATATCGAAGCCATTTTGTCCCTCGCAGGCGTCGCCGCGCACACCGTGATCCGGCCGGCCGCGCCGGTGACGACCTACATCGCCGGGTACGCCGCCGGTCTCGCTGCAGCACGCGACGGCGCCGGCGACGCGGCCAAGGCCGCGGACGGTCTGGCCCGCCACGTGCTGGCCCAGCGAGCGGCGACCGACGCGGCGCTGCATACCGACCCCGAAAGCTGA
- a CDS encoding molybdopterin molybdotransferase MoeA: MPNVPWQHARELAHAAGAATPRQRHNVGLNQAVNRVLAADVVAPTDIPHFRASAMDGWAVSGEGPWTVLPGEARSTPRLRPGTAVPIHTGSPVPEGTSAVLRREQAVLNSEASSGAAAGFGAAASSAQLSAQQPLAAHADIRPAGREAAAGERLFAAGTRLTPGHLAAAAVAGCDVLRVYRAPRAALVLTGDEVVAEGQPAHGHVRDAFSPVLPPAIAHLGAEVLATNRIGDHRAQTVDALGRDDVDLIVTTGGTGRSPVDHLRPALQTLGAELIVDEIAMRPGHPALLARRADGVLVAGLPGNPLAAVAAFVTLVQPLLAGLVASPLEPLARAAALETFAPLPGRERLVPARLHTGPGGTSVDAAALRGSAMLRGLADSTCLMVIPPEGVEAGEPVPYVELPWTTYSSVSTLPRS, encoded by the coding sequence ATGCCCAACGTTCCATGGCAGCACGCGCGCGAACTGGCGCACGCTGCGGGTGCCGCGACGCCGCGGCAGCGTCACAACGTGGGCCTGAACCAGGCCGTGAACCGCGTGCTCGCGGCCGACGTCGTGGCCCCGACGGACATTCCGCACTTCCGGGCATCGGCCATGGACGGGTGGGCCGTCAGCGGGGAGGGGCCGTGGACGGTGCTCCCAGGCGAGGCCCGGTCGACGCCTCGACTGAGGCCTGGGACAGCAGTCCCGATTCACACGGGCTCGCCGGTTCCCGAGGGAACCTCGGCGGTCCTCCGCCGTGAGCAGGCAGTGCTGAACTCGGAGGCCAGCTCAGGCGCGGCCGCGGGCTTCGGCGCGGCGGCGTCGTCCGCGCAGCTCAGCGCGCAACAACCCCTCGCCGCGCACGCCGATATTCGGCCGGCGGGCCGGGAGGCGGCCGCGGGGGAGCGGCTCTTCGCCGCCGGGACAAGGCTGACTCCGGGGCACCTCGCGGCGGCGGCGGTGGCTGGTTGCGACGTCCTGCGGGTTTACAGAGCGCCGCGCGCGGCCCTCGTTCTGACCGGGGACGAGGTGGTGGCGGAAGGACAACCAGCTCACGGGCACGTGCGGGACGCGTTCAGCCCGGTGCTGCCACCGGCGATCGCTCACTTGGGTGCCGAGGTGCTCGCGACGAACCGGATCGGCGATCACCGCGCACAGACGGTGGACGCGCTCGGGCGCGACGACGTCGACCTGATCGTCACGACGGGCGGGACCGGGCGCTCGCCGGTGGATCACCTCCGCCCGGCATTGCAGACGCTGGGTGCCGAGCTGATCGTCGACGAGATCGCGATGCGTCCCGGTCACCCGGCTCTGCTGGCCCGCCGCGCCGACGGCGTGCTTGTCGCCGGGCTCCCGGGGAATCCGCTGGCTGCGGTGGCCGCCTTCGTCACGCTGGTGCAGCCCCTGCTCGCTGGGCTCGTGGCGTCTCCGCTCGAGCCGTTGGCGCGGGCCGCGGCGCTGGAGACCTTCGCCCCGCTTCCGGGCCGCGAACGTTTGGTCCCAGCGCGCCTGCACACCGGACCCGGGGGGACCAGCGTCGACGCCGCAGCGCTCCGGGGCTCCGCGATGCTGCGCGGGCTGGCCGACTCGACCTGCTTGATGGTGATCCCACCGGAGGGCGTCGAGGCTGGGGAGCCGGTTCCCTACGTTGAACTGCCGTGGACCACGTACTCATCTGTTTCCACCCTGCCGAGGAGCTGA
- the fdhD gene encoding formate dehydrogenase accessory sulfurtransferase FdhD: protein MGRRTARTRIVRLTAAGGSRQREETLAAEEPLEIRIGDPAVPGSAHVPFATTMRTPGEDFDLVAGFLVSEGVVAAAEHLASLRFCAGEDDDGRQTFNVVEAQLGPGAVPPSAGQHRHVAGNSSCGICGTASLDAVDKTARCPLPAAHAARDDGGARLSAETLLALPERMREHQRLFSKTGGVHAAALFDLDGQLLCLREDVGRHNAVDKVIGWALREGRLPAHHTVLQVSARASFELAQKARMAGIPILAAVSAPSSLAVALGERVGLTIAGFSRGSTVNLYTHPERIESRSEDVSTGAE from the coding sequence ATGGGCCGCCGCACCGCTCGCACCCGCATCGTTCGCCTGACCGCTGCAGGCGGGTCCCGTCAGCGCGAGGAGACGCTCGCCGCTGAGGAGCCGCTGGAGATCAGGATCGGCGACCCGGCCGTACCCGGCAGCGCGCACGTGCCCTTCGCGACGACGATGCGCACCCCCGGGGAGGACTTCGACTTGGTGGCCGGCTTTCTGGTCTCCGAAGGCGTCGTCGCCGCCGCCGAGCACCTTGCGAGTCTTCGGTTCTGTGCCGGGGAAGATGACGACGGCCGGCAAACCTTTAACGTCGTCGAAGCCCAATTGGGCCCGGGCGCCGTGCCCCCGAGCGCGGGTCAGCATCGGCACGTGGCCGGCAACAGCTCGTGCGGTATTTGCGGCACCGCTTCCCTGGACGCGGTGGACAAGACCGCCCGTTGCCCGCTTCCCGCGGCGCACGCCGCGCGGGACGACGGCGGTGCGCGCCTTTCTGCAGAGACCTTGCTGGCGCTGCCGGAGCGAATGCGCGAGCACCAACGACTCTTTAGCAAGACCGGCGGGGTGCACGCGGCAGCCTTGTTCGATCTGGACGGCCAGCTGCTGTGCCTGCGCGAAGACGTAGGGCGCCACAATGCCGTGGATAAGGTCATCGGCTGGGCCCTGCGCGAGGGGCGCTTGCCAGCCCACCACACCGTTCTCCAAGTCTCAGCGCGGGCGTCCTTCGAGCTGGCCCAAAAGGCCAGGATGGCGGGCATTCCGATCCTCGCCGCCGTCAGCGCGCCGTCGTCGCTCGCCGTGGCGCTCGGAGAGCGCGTCGGCCTGACTATCGCGGGGTTTAGTCGGGGGAGTACGGTAAATCTATACACGCATCCCGAGCGGATTGAGAGCAGGAGCGAGGATGTTTCGACCGGCGCCGAGTGA
- a CDS encoding C40 family peptidase, with the protein MSKRQALGRHRAAHVRTSPLQGVSKAVASNAGSVGRQAAVIAAASGLVLTMGATAQADPVAREAASAPVEALPVERTAVSAVTVSAKAVETFEVERVELEAAPAPEPEPVVVAVAEEVEDEAQYAATTRENVNDGGGAATATASVEAAPEPEPEPVVEAAASGVGASIAAMAQQYVGSPYVFGGNSPSGWDCSGFIQWIYAQHGISTARGTSNLLASGQFVRTSSPKLGDLVFQNGGGHVGIYVGNGQIVGAQNPSVGTVYRPADSAYGPLYGYYTLAG; encoded by the coding sequence TTGTCCAAGCGTCAAGCACTTGGTCGCCACCGCGCGGCTCACGTACGCACGAGCCCGCTACAGGGCGTCTCGAAGGCCGTCGCCTCGAATGCCGGTTCCGTCGGCCGCCAGGCTGCCGTCATCGCCGCCGCTTCCGGTCTGGTTCTGACCATGGGAGCCACGGCTCAGGCCGATCCGGTGGCCCGCGAGGCCGCCAGCGCCCCCGTCGAGGCCCTGCCGGTGGAGCGCACCGCTGTTTCCGCCGTCACCGTTTCCGCGAAGGCTGTTGAGACCTTCGAGGTCGAGCGCGTGGAGCTCGAGGCCGCGCCGGCACCCGAGCCGGAGCCCGTCGTCGTTGCTGTGGCTGAAGAGGTCGAGGATGAGGCGCAGTACGCCGCCACGACCCGAGAGAACGTGAACGACGGCGGTGGCGCTGCGACCGCTACCGCGTCCGTGGAAGCTGCTCCCGAGCCGGAGCCCGAGCCCGTCGTTGAGGCCGCTGCCTCCGGCGTTGGCGCGTCGATCGCCGCCATGGCTCAGCAGTACGTCGGTTCCCCGTACGTCTTCGGCGGCAACTCCCCGTCCGGCTGGGATTGCTCCGGCTTCATTCAGTGGATCTACGCCCAGCACGGCATCAGCACCGCTCGCGGCACCTCCAACCTGCTGGCCTCCGGCCAGTTCGTCCGCACCTCCTCCCCGAAGCTGGGCGACTTGGTGTTCCAGAACGGTGGCGGACACGTGGGCATCTACGTTGGTAACGGCCAGATCGTTGGCGCCCAGAACCCCTCGGTGGGCACCGTTTACCGCCCGGCCGACAGCGCCTACGGCCCGCTGTACGGCTACTACACGCTGGCTGGCTAA
- a CDS encoding HNH endonuclease — translation MRTLVLNAGYEPLAVVTFRRALLLVLTGKASVLAEDSEPVVGPSEVVARPTVILLKRYVRIPYRRPAHVTRRSILRRDGHTCAYCGRQATTVDHIHPRSRGGQDTWENLVACCLACNGKKGNLTLGQLGWKLKIQPRAPHGAACYISELERPAEAWNEFLRPQAA, via the coding sequence ATGCGAACCCTAGTACTGAATGCTGGATATGAGCCGCTCGCGGTGGTAACTTTCCGCCGGGCGCTCTTGCTGGTGCTGACGGGCAAAGCCAGCGTCCTTGCTGAGGACTCGGAACCGGTGGTGGGGCCCAGCGAAGTGGTGGCACGGCCGACCGTGATTCTCCTGAAACGCTACGTCCGCATCCCGTATCGGCGCCCAGCCCACGTGACCCGGCGGAGCATTCTGCGCCGGGACGGGCACACCTGCGCGTACTGTGGCCGCCAAGCCACCACCGTGGACCATATCCACCCCCGGTCCCGCGGAGGTCAGGACACCTGGGAAAACTTGGTGGCTTGTTGCTTGGCGTGCAACGGCAAGAAGGGCAACCTGACGCTGGGGCAGCTAGGCTGGAAGCTCAAGATTCAGCCGCGGGCACCACACGGCGCTGCCTGCTACATCTCAGAACTGGAGCGACCCGCCGAAGCATGGAACGAGTTCCTGAGGCCTCAGGCCGCCTAG
- a CDS encoding M23 family metallopeptidase, with protein MTEQTSTGRASASPDDAAAEAPLRRPRGAARRRLQAEHADEADRRNASGPYRGHRYNGGLRYSDVTTERLTELATEREVAEVVELPAPRAAAASQPAAPARRFAPSHMVAAAAAVSGIALTAVWPQVTESSPEDARAKAETRLAVQDVVVDGDAEFDIELASVKGTFTKEDQLDQVMTAAAGDVTRVETTGVLSQPLDEVRITSGFGYRPNPWGGYGMVNHIGQDYGISCGTPVKAAAAGTVVQAGWAGHSGNRVRIDHGNGLETTYNHNTSLKVAVGQEVSRGEVVSLAGTTGNSTGCHLHFEVLVDGTAVDPAGWL; from the coding sequence TTGACTGAGCAGACGTCTACTGGCCGCGCGTCGGCCTCCCCGGACGACGCTGCGGCCGAGGCGCCGCTTCGTCGTCCGCGAGGAGCTGCGCGGCGTCGGCTGCAGGCCGAACATGCCGACGAGGCAGATCGCCGCAACGCGTCAGGCCCCTATCGTGGCCACCGGTATAACGGGGGGCTGCGCTACTCCGATGTCACCACGGAGCGCCTCACTGAGCTCGCCACCGAGCGCGAGGTCGCCGAGGTGGTGGAGCTACCAGCTCCTCGTGCGGCGGCCGCTTCCCAGCCTGCTGCGCCGGCCCGCCGGTTCGCTCCCAGCCACATGGTCGCCGCGGCGGCGGCCGTTTCCGGCATTGCCTTGACCGCTGTGTGGCCTCAGGTGACGGAATCCTCGCCGGAAGACGCGCGGGCCAAGGCGGAGACTCGCTTGGCCGTTCAGGACGTCGTCGTTGACGGCGATGCGGAGTTCGACATCGAGCTCGCGTCCGTCAAAGGCACCTTCACCAAGGAAGACCAGCTGGATCAGGTCATGACAGCGGCCGCCGGTGACGTCACGCGCGTTGAGACGACGGGCGTGTTGTCACAGCCTCTCGACGAGGTCCGGATTACCTCCGGCTTCGGTTATCGGCCAAACCCCTGGGGCGGCTACGGCATGGTCAACCACATCGGCCAGGATTACGGCATTTCCTGCGGCACGCCCGTGAAGGCTGCCGCTGCCGGAACCGTGGTGCAGGCCGGGTGGGCTGGCCACTCCGGAAACCGCGTGCGCATCGATCATGGCAACGGACTGGAGACGACCTACAACCACAACACGTCGTTGAAGGTTGCCGTCGGTCAAGAGGTGTCGCGCGGAGAAGTGGTGTCCCTGGCTGGGACGACCGGCAACTCCACGGGGTGCCATCTGCACTTTGAAGTTTTGGTGGACGGCACCGCCGTCGACCCGGCTGGATGGTTGTAA